In one window of Chthoniobacterales bacterium DNA:
- a CDS encoding TIR domain-containing protein translates to MAHDVFVSHSAKDKTVSDALVARLEAEGIRCWVAPRDVVPGADWGESIIDAIESSRIMVLIFSASANGSPQIKREIERAVDKGVYTIPFRIEDVQPTKALEYFISTAHWLDAFSQPLGQHLDSLARTLKAILSTPRAGSTEEIVPPRPVMVPPPPPSLPIPPSQTYSAPQSRPSPAPAAPQRPGKTNWTLIIVGILALLLIAGVAITGVVFYLLRASPTTSHVSSSPAPSRLSPPSKLTAPPSGPEAKLKSAGENTDGIPPEKALKKLALDTLLLFNEAVQARNFKAFHASLGTAWKRETTPRKLQEIFHEFVDQNIDFAEIADVDPTLDGSPAIDNNGWLVFKGRYNLPAQDVFFEVKYENEEASWKLVGLNVRTKPHAR, encoded by the coding sequence ATGGCGCACGATGTTTTTGTAAGTCACTCCGCCAAAGACAAGACCGTCTCCGACGCTCTGGTGGCTCGGCTTGAGGCCGAAGGCATCCGGTGCTGGGTGGCGCCTCGTGATGTCGTGCCGGGCGCCGACTGGGGGGAATCGATCATTGATGCGATCGAATCGAGCCGGATTATGGTTTTGATTTTTTCCGCCAGCGCGAATGGATCGCCCCAGATAAAGCGTGAGATCGAACGCGCTGTCGACAAAGGCGTTTACACCATTCCCTTCCGGATCGAAGACGTCCAACCGACGAAAGCGCTGGAGTATTTCATCTCCACCGCGCACTGGCTGGATGCCTTTTCGCAGCCGCTTGGCCAGCATCTCGATAGCCTGGCGCGAACGCTCAAGGCTATCCTCTCGACGCCAAGAGCTGGCTCGACGGAAGAGATCGTTCCACCGCGCCCAGTCATGGTGCCACCGCCCCCGCCGTCTCTGCCTATTCCGCCATCGCAAACTTACTCCGCACCGCAGAGCCGCCCCTCACCGGCGCCAGCCGCGCCGCAACGCCCAGGAAAAACAAATTGGACGCTGATTATTGTCGGGATCCTCGCTCTCCTTCTGATCGCCGGCGTCGCGATCACTGGAGTGGTGTTTTATCTTCTTCGTGCTTCTCCCACCACGTCCCACGTCTCCTCTTCGCCGGCGCCCAGCCGACTGTCTCCGCCCTCAAAACTCACCGCCCCTCCGAGTGGGCCTGAGGCGAAACTAAAATCTGCCGGGGAAAACACCGACGGAATCCCACCGGAGAAAGCGCTCAAAAAGCTCGCCCTCGACACGCTCCTGCTTTTTAACGAGGCCGTCCAAGCCAGGAACTTCAAAGCTTTCCACGCCAGTCTCGGAACCGCCTGGAAAAGGGAAACCACTCCGCGCAAGCTCCAGGAAATTTTTCACGAGTTCGTGGATCAGAACATCGACTTCGCGGAGATCGCCGATGTAGACCCGACCCTTGACGGGTCTCCCGCCATAGACAACAACGGCTGGCTCGTATTCAAGGGTCGCTACAATCTCCCGGCTCAGGACGTCTTTTTCGAGGTGAAGTACGAGAACGAGGAGGCGAGCTGGAAGCTGGTAGGCCTCAACGTCCGAACCAAGCCACACGCACGGTAA
- the nrdR gene encoding transcriptional regulator NrdR yields MRCPKCGFRDDKVIDSRQSRDSSSIRRRRVCLQCAYRFTTYEQIERSDLRVVKRDRTHEPFDRRKLVNSLAKACEKRSISLVTLEQAVDEIVHELETSGREVSSATIGTKVLEKLRVIDEVAYLRYASVHRRFEEVDQFVDAIQALGRRVKPNALQPELFEPEMAPAGSGARETETKVESHGRV; encoded by the coding sequence ATGCGTTGTCCCAAGTGCGGTTTTCGTGACGACAAGGTCATCGACTCCCGCCAGTCTCGTGATAGCTCCAGCATCCGCCGCCGCCGCGTTTGTTTACAGTGCGCGTACCGCTTCACCACTTACGAGCAAATCGAGCGCTCCGATCTTCGCGTCGTGAAACGCGACCGCACGCATGAACCATTCGATCGTCGTAAACTCGTGAACAGCCTGGCGAAAGCATGCGAGAAACGCTCGATCAGTCTCGTCACGCTCGAACAGGCAGTGGATGAAATTGTCCACGAGCTCGAGACCAGCGGGCGCGAAGTTTCCTCGGCGACGATCGGCACGAAAGTGCTGGAGAAATTGCGGGTGATCGATGAGGTGGCCTATCTGCGCTACGCATCAGTCCACCGCCGCTTTGAAGAGGTCGATCAATTTGTCGACGCCATTCAGGCGCTCGGCCGCCGCGTCAAACCAAATGCGCTCCAGCCCGAATTATTCGAGCCGGAGATGGCGCCGGCCGGTTCGGGCGCCCGCGAAACCGAAACCAAAGTCGAAAGCCATGGTCGCGTTTAA
- a CDS encoding histidine triad nucleotide-binding protein has translation MTIFEKIIRREIPAEIVWEDDEVLAFRDVNPQAPVHVLIVPKRVIPRLADATADDAALLGKLVFASRAVAEKLDLLKSGYRVVINSGPDAGESVPHLHLHVLGKRALAWPPG, from the coding sequence ATGACCATCTTCGAGAAAATCATCCGGCGTGAGATTCCGGCGGAGATTGTCTGGGAAGATGATGAAGTGCTGGCGTTCCGCGATGTGAATCCGCAGGCGCCGGTGCATGTGTTGATCGTCCCGAAACGGGTAATCCCGCGCCTGGCCGATGCGACGGCCGACGATGCGGCGTTGCTCGGAAAGCTCGTGTTCGCGTCGCGGGCGGTGGCTGAGAAACTGGACCTTCTGAAATCAGGCTACCGGGTGGTGATCAACAGCGGACCGGACGCGGGCGAGAGCGTGCCGCATTTGCATCTGCATGTCCTCGGCAAGCGAGCGCTGGCCTGGCCGCCGGGTTAG
- a CDS encoding RNA polymerase sigma factor, with the protein MTRVQQETQFATWLREYSFICVRIARAFEFNPSAQADLLQEILLQWWRSIPNFPRIENPRPWLYRVSLNAALTWQRRESRRGRIIDRSAPFAQLVETVVQPVDSSGRDAIDDLYRAIQQLRPAERALILLHLEGFSYEEIAGTIGISANAVGSRLTRVRDNLGRLMKGTPRPHEPV; encoded by the coding sequence GTGACCCGGGTGCAGCAGGAAACGCAGTTTGCTACGTGGCTCCGCGAGTATTCTTTCATTTGCGTCCGAATCGCGCGCGCATTCGAATTTAATCCCAGCGCTCAGGCAGATCTCCTGCAGGAAATTCTGCTCCAATGGTGGAGGTCGATCCCCAATTTCCCGCGAATTGAAAACCCGCGACCGTGGCTCTATCGCGTCAGTCTGAACGCGGCCCTGACCTGGCAGCGTCGGGAAAGTCGGCGCGGACGCATTATCGATCGCTCCGCGCCTTTTGCGCAGTTGGTCGAGACCGTTGTGCAGCCGGTCGATTCGTCTGGACGCGATGCGATCGACGACCTTTACCGGGCGATTCAGCAACTCCGCCCCGCAGAACGAGCCTTGATCCTCCTGCACCTCGAGGGTTTTTCCTATGAAGAGATCGCCGGCACCATCGGGATCTCCGCCAACGCTGTCGGAAGTCGCCTCACCCGCGTTCGCGATAACCTGGGCAGATTAATGAAAGGAACCCCGCGGCCTCATGAACCCGTCTGA